The genomic segment AACCCACTTCCGGCGTACTGCTGTTTGCCCTATCGCCAGACATTGCGCGGCTAATGCGCGAGCACTGGGAAGACGGCCGAGTAAAAAAGGATTACCTCGCTGTGGTACGCGGTTATGGCCCGGAGCAATTACATCTAAATTACCCGTTAAAATACCAGCGCGACGACTTGGGCGATGCGAGTAAAACCGATAGCCCCCTACAAGAAGCCGTCACCGATTTTACTCGCCTGGCCTGCATCGAAATACCCGAGCGCGTCGATCGCTACCCGCAAAGCCGTTACAGCCTGATGCACTGCCGGCCGCTAACCGGGCGCAAGCACCAGCTGCGCCGACACCTTAAACATTTAAGTCACCCCATCATTGGCGATCCCAAGCACGGCAAGAGCGTGCACAACCATTTTTTTGCCCGCCGTTTTGGCGCAGACCGGTTGCTGTTGGCCGCCACTGAGCTCACCCTCTGCCACCCCGAAACCGGCGCAACGCTGCGCATTAGCGCACCTTTAGAAGGCCGGTTTGCAAACTTAGTGCGCAGATTTAATTGGCACGACAAAATCCCCCCACGCTGGTGCGATCAAGCAATATGAGACTGGATAAATTTATCGCCCACGCCACCTTCCTGCCCCGCTCAGAAGTTAAAAAGCTTCTCAAGCGCGGCGAGATAAGCGTTGATGGCAAAACCACAACTCAGGGGTCACATCAATTAAGCGGAAAAGAGGAAATTAAACGTTTAGGCGAGCGGCTGCATTTGCCAAAAGCGCGCTATTTTATGCTCCACAAACCTAAAGGCGTGGTCTGTGCCAACCAAGACCCAGAGCACCCAACCGCATTAGACTGCTTGCAAGAGCCCAACAAAGAAAGCCTACAAATAGCCGGGCGCCTGGATAAAGACACCACCGGCATGCTCCTGCTTACCGATGACGGCCAGTGGAACCACCGCGTTACCTCACCCGCACAACATAAAACGAAAACCTACTGGCTGCGTACCGCAGACCCTTTAGACGAGAATTTAATTCAGCACTTCGCTTCAGGGATACAGTTAAAAGACGAACCCCGCCCCTGCCGGCCCGCGCAATTAACTTTATTAGATGTGCATACGGCTCGGCTGAAAATCAGCGAAGGCAAGTACCACCAGGTAAAGCGCATGTTCGCCGCTTGCGGCAACCACGTGCTTGAGCTTCACCGCGAAGCCATAGGTTCAGTAGCTCTGGATAAAAATTTGCAACCGGGACACTACCGGCCACTGAGTGAATGGGAAGTAAAACAATTGGGTGATACAAATGCATGATCCCGCCCTTCCTTGGCTAAGCCAACAAACTGGTACGGGCCAGTGCGTCTGGTTGTGCGATGAACACTTTTACGGTTTTGAAAATCAGTTACCGGGCGGAGCGCAACACATCTACATCTGCAACCGATACGACATTGTCCAGCGCATGCAAGCGCTGCAGCTGCAAGCCGTGTTCAGTGATTTTGCCGAAGCTGACTTACCTGGCGCCATCAATACCCTGTTCTATCGGGTATCCAAAGAAAAGCCGGTGGTTCACCGCGCGCTGAATATCGCCGCTGCAAAGCTTGCCGCAGGCGGCCAACTGCACATGTGCGGACTTAAAAGCGAAGGGGCCAAAAACTATTTAGACAAAGCCGCACAACTGCTCGGCTGCGCTAAAGCAACACGAAAACACGGCCTGGCTTACTGCGCGAGCTTAACTCGACACACCAGCGTAGAAAGCACACTGGATGACAGCCACTACCCCGAGTTGCGCGCCCTTGCCAAAGCGCCACAGTTTGCTAGCAAACCCGGGCAGTTTGGCTGGCAGAAAATCGACCAAGGCAGTGAGTTTTTGTTACAGACCCTCGCTCAGCAAAAGCTGCTCAAGCAAACCGACTCACTACTGGATTTAGGCTGTGGCTATGGTTATCTGGCACTGGAAGCCTGTCGGAGCCTGTTGACCGATCTACCCCAGCGACTAGTGCTAACGGACAACAATGCCGCCGCCCTTATCAGTGCTGAATACAACAGCAAACAATTACATATAGCGGCCGAGATTGTCCCCGGCGACTGCGGCGATAGTGTGAGCGGCCAATTTCAAACCCTACTCTGCAATCCGCCTTTTCATCAGGGTTTTGCGCTCAGCCAGGACTTAACCGAACGCTTCTTGCACAGTGCTGCGAGGCATCTGGAGAACGACGGCAGCGCCTTTTTTGTGGTAAACAGTTTTATTGCTGTCGAACAAAAAGCCAAACCCTATTTTGCCCAGCAAGAGACGCTAGCAAATAACAAACAATTTAAAGTAATACGCCTGAGCAGACCGCGAGCGCGGGCTTAGCACTTTAAAAAACGGCTTTTATGTTGACGCAATCGCCAAGCTTGACGCCGTAATTTGCCAAGCGCGTCGCCATCAAAGCGGCGCCATTGCGCACCTCACTTAAGTAACAGGCCGCAAAGATATTTTCATACTGCGGCATCTGCAAGGTGTACCCACTGTGAAAGCCCTCAGCGGTCGATGCCA from the Gilvimarinus sp. DA14 genome contains:
- a CDS encoding pseudouridine synthase; its protein translation is MRLDKFIAHATFLPRSEVKKLLKRGEISVDGKTTTQGSHQLSGKEEIKRLGERLHLPKARYFMLHKPKGVVCANQDPEHPTALDCLQEPNKESLQIAGRLDKDTTGMLLLTDDGQWNHRVTSPAQHKTKTYWLRTADPLDENLIQHFASGIQLKDEPRPCRPAQLTLLDVHTARLKISEGKYHQVKRMFAACGNHVLELHREAIGSVALDKNLQPGHYRPLSEWEVKQLGDTNA
- a CDS encoding pseudouridine synthase encodes the protein MITANPPHTKPLTVIYRDDFLVAINKPSGLLVHRSPIDKHETRFAIQLLRDQIGQRVYPLHRLDKPTSGVLLFALSPDIARLMREHWEDGRVKKDYLAVVRGYGPEQLHLNYPLKYQRDDLGDASKTDSPLQEAVTDFTRLACIEIPERVDRYPQSRYSLMHCRPLTGRKHQLRRHLKHLSHPIIGDPKHGKSVHNHFFARRFGADRLLLAATELTLCHPETGATLRISAPLEGRFANLVRRFNWHDKIPPRWCDQAI
- a CDS encoding class I SAM-dependent methyltransferase, with amino-acid sequence MHDPALPWLSQQTGTGQCVWLCDEHFYGFENQLPGGAQHIYICNRYDIVQRMQALQLQAVFSDFAEADLPGAINTLFYRVSKEKPVVHRALNIAAAKLAAGGQLHMCGLKSEGAKNYLDKAAQLLGCAKATRKHGLAYCASLTRHTSVESTLDDSHYPELRALAKAPQFASKPGQFGWQKIDQGSEFLLQTLAQQKLLKQTDSLLDLGCGYGYLALEACRSLLTDLPQRLVLTDNNAAALISAEYNSKQLHIAAEIVPGDCGDSVSGQFQTLLCNPPFHQGFALSQDLTERFLHSAARHLENDGSAFFVVNSFIAVEQKAKPYFAQQETLANNKQFKVIRLSRPRARA